The proteins below are encoded in one region of Aquisphaera giovannonii:
- a CDS encoding DUF1501 domain-containing protein, with translation MSDHDETSACCAGPPTRRAFLSGFATLALGAMLHRDGFGADGDWAPPDGRPHFTPRAKSVIWLFMNGGVSHMESFDPKPMLTRYAGKTIAETPFADVQNPKRLAVERLVVPDANGNQRNVLYPLQVGFRKHGEAGIEVSDWFPHLARQVDRLAIVRSMWTTDSNHGAQTQFHSGRHQNDGDFPTLGAWVHYGLGSLNDDLPQFISFGTREYWNKKDGHYLGPAHDAVPLRVDPENPLDFGQPERPVSARAKSVGVGLLGELNRLRAAQSPRDAALAARIASYELAFRMQRSVPEAVDFRQESEETKALYGLHLPHCRDFGMQMLAARRLVERGVRFIQVQHGGGGAGAWDAHSGLRGNHAQNALAVDRPVAGLLQDLARRGLLEETLVVFATEFGRTPGSQGSDGRDHHIFGFSVWMAGGGIKGGVVHGATDEIGFHAVESRHYVTDIHATILKQLGLDSRRLEIPGRKRLDIDHGRPIDAILA, from the coding sequence ATGTCCGATCACGACGAGACTTCCGCGTGCTGTGCCGGCCCGCCCACGCGGCGCGCGTTCCTTTCCGGCTTCGCGACCCTCGCCCTCGGGGCCATGCTCCATCGCGACGGGTTCGGGGCCGATGGCGACTGGGCCCCGCCCGACGGGCGGCCGCACTTCACGCCCCGGGCGAAGAGCGTCATCTGGCTGTTCATGAACGGCGGCGTCAGCCACATGGAGAGCTTCGACCCCAAGCCCATGCTGACGCGATACGCCGGCAAGACCATCGCCGAGACGCCCTTCGCCGACGTCCAGAACCCGAAGCGGCTGGCGGTCGAGCGCCTCGTCGTGCCCGACGCCAACGGCAACCAGCGGAACGTGCTCTACCCGCTCCAGGTCGGCTTCCGGAAGCACGGCGAGGCCGGCATCGAGGTGAGCGACTGGTTCCCGCACCTCGCCCGGCAGGTCGACCGGCTGGCGATCGTCCGCTCGATGTGGACCACGGACAGCAACCACGGCGCCCAGACCCAGTTCCACTCGGGCCGGCACCAGAACGACGGCGACTTCCCGACCCTGGGGGCGTGGGTCCACTACGGGCTCGGCTCGCTGAACGACGACCTGCCCCAGTTCATCTCCTTCGGGACCCGGGAGTACTGGAACAAGAAGGACGGCCACTACCTGGGCCCCGCCCACGACGCGGTGCCGCTCCGCGTCGACCCCGAGAACCCGCTCGACTTCGGCCAGCCCGAGCGGCCGGTCTCGGCGAGGGCGAAGTCGGTCGGCGTGGGCCTCCTCGGCGAGTTGAACCGACTGCGGGCCGCGCAGTCGCCCCGGGACGCGGCGCTCGCGGCGCGGATCGCCTCGTACGAGCTGGCGTTCCGCATGCAGCGCTCGGTGCCGGAGGCCGTCGACTTCCGTCAGGAGAGCGAGGAGACGAAGGCCCTCTACGGGCTCCACCTGCCGCACTGCCGCGACTTCGGCATGCAGATGCTGGCGGCCCGGCGGCTGGTGGAGCGGGGCGTGAGGTTCATCCAGGTCCAGCACGGCGGGGGCGGCGCCGGCGCCTGGGACGCCCACTCCGGCCTGAGGGGCAACCACGCGCAGAACGCCCTGGCGGTCGATCGGCCCGTCGCCGGCCTGCTCCAGGACCTGGCCCGTCGCGGGCTGCTCGAGGAGACGCTCGTGGTGTTCGCCACCGAGTTCGGCCGCACGCCGGGCTCGCAGGGCTCCGACGGCCGCGACCACCACATCTTCGGCTTCAGCGTCTGGATGGCCGGCGGCGGCATCAAGGGGGGCGTCGTCCACGGCGCGACCGACGAGATCGGCTTCCACGCCGTCGAGTCCCGCCACTACGTGACGGACATCCACGCCACGATCCTCAAGCAGCTCGGGCTCGACTCACGCCGCCTGGAGATCCCCGGCCGCAAGCGCCTCGACATCGACCACGGCAGGCCGATCGACGCCATCCTGGCCTGA
- the rpsG gene encoding 30S ribosomal protein S7 yields the protein MARKFTASKTHLRPDPRYGSKLAGKFINCVMHNGKKSVAQRIFYDAMELIQKRLPNEQPIDVFTRAVENVKPVIEVRSKRVGGATYQVPMQVNKTRQQTLAIRWILMAAREKKGRPMSIKLADELVAAFNREGAAITRRENVHRMADANKAFAHFAW from the coding sequence ATGGCCCGCAAGTTCACCGCCAGCAAGACCCACCTCCGACCCGACCCCCGGTACGGCTCGAAGCTGGCCGGCAAGTTCATCAACTGCGTCATGCACAACGGCAAGAAGAGCGTCGCCCAGCGCATCTTCTACGACGCCATGGAGCTGATCCAGAAGCGGCTCCCCAACGAGCAGCCGATCGACGTGTTCACCCGGGCGGTCGAGAACGTCAAGCCGGTCATCGAGGTCCGCTCCAAGCGCGTCGGCGGTGCCACCTACCAGGTCCCGATGCAGGTCAACAAGACCCGCCAGCAGACCCTGGCGATCCGCTGGATCCTGATGGCCGCCCGCGAGAAGAAGGGCCGGCCGATGTCCATCAAGCTGGCCGATGAGCTCGTGGCCGCGTTCAACCGCGAGGGTGCCGCGATCACCCGCCGCGAGAACGTCCACCGCATGGCCGACGCCAACAAGGCGTTCGCGCACTTCGCCTGGTGA
- a CDS encoding RNA polymerase sigma factor, with translation MSDAGRLETLYSAGTSTGLSDGELLRLFLDRRERADRASRAAEAAFEVLVRRHGPMVLGVCRRYLDDPSDVDDAFQAIFLVLFRRAGAIRTGDSLGPWLHGVSRRIAARARAVAHRRNAREASCPVEPATDPAAEDRRREARETIDEELDRLPARYRNPIILCHLEGLTYQEAARRLGCPVGTVGVRLSRGREMLRARLSRRGAFLAAGPWAVGGDPASGVCPVSPSLVSATVRTVTRGDGGSTAVSTSITFLSEGFLRTMFTRRLGIAALALFPVGLLLRGGGLVLGQASARRGQRSATSPPGPATQSPAPRETDGGRTQRIRELLYTFRTYRVFSRDEEWARTVRELAGIGKDAVPELVAELDRTDRDGTLRALGFTLRAIEDPRSVPALIRAIPRTLRPPGSDCGVRILDPELLTFMKTHQDYKSDKADYVSCGRPVNEILTALERITGHAEFLDSTGKDVRDIFLDGTPEQQASQRTSFDQCRQRWEAWWMAHRGEFVTPEELRSVELPGRKEDLVEIAGLHRYGPLFPTGPDVRLGPVRMLRLSPVEYADAKSQIDFDTGRTFAVYEGMKAANRDDPKAFILRSIAEDRRHGIDARCQGLNIEGFDLHPWQVDNGRWGTIEEEIRRGGPLPLGREARSTLTASGGTATFLFTTREGGRGIVQVFSKDQDADQWRIRYRMWMTSDADPAARAVDGPAHAAPSRTPFGSIVTTTLEPPGSGRECSLNFRAGRKAAPPASLQPSELANVFSLTQAERFRRWCRDESIDLFCYELPGQPGALAGPAEEEQAPALRTRQPRAELLGMEMAARRIRPRSFEELTVEETRELLGRVPKEEPRIAWISAAPDLTEHPDTFAFQTREGSVGLLQMQADAKAPGKLTIRYRLQAHAERSDRDVTGRAPAEGLP, from the coding sequence ATGAGTGACGCAGGGCGTCTCGAGACGCTCTACTCGGCGGGTACGTCCACTGGGCTGTCCGACGGCGAATTGCTCCGGCTTTTCCTGGATCGGCGCGAGCGTGCCGACCGGGCCTCCCGGGCGGCCGAGGCGGCGTTCGAGGTCCTCGTCCGGAGGCACGGGCCGATGGTCCTGGGGGTCTGCCGCCGGTATCTCGACGATCCCAGTGATGTGGACGACGCCTTCCAGGCCATCTTCCTGGTCCTCTTCCGGCGGGCGGGGGCGATCCGGACCGGTGACTCCCTGGGGCCCTGGCTCCACGGCGTGAGCCGGCGGATCGCCGCGAGGGCCAGGGCCGTCGCCCACAGGCGGAACGCCCGCGAGGCATCCTGCCCGGTCGAGCCGGCCACCGACCCGGCGGCGGAGGACCGTCGCCGGGAGGCACGCGAGACGATCGATGAGGAGCTGGACCGGCTGCCGGCCCGATACCGCAACCCGATCATCCTTTGCCACCTGGAAGGGCTGACCTACCAGGAGGCCGCCCGCCGTCTCGGCTGCCCGGTCGGGACGGTCGGCGTGCGGCTCTCGCGAGGTCGGGAGATGCTCAGGGCCCGGTTGAGCCGCAGAGGCGCCTTCCTCGCCGCCGGCCCGTGGGCGGTCGGGGGCGATCCCGCGTCCGGGGTTTGCCCCGTGTCACCCTCCCTCGTGTCGGCCACGGTCAGGACCGTCACGCGAGGCGACGGCGGTTCCACGGCCGTCTCGACGTCCATCACCTTCCTGTCCGAAGGCTTCCTGAGGACCATGTTCACGAGGCGGCTGGGAATCGCGGCGCTGGCGTTGTTTCCCGTTGGCCTCCTCCTCCGGGGCGGCGGCCTGGTCCTGGGGCAAGCCTCGGCCCGGCGAGGACAAAGGTCGGCAACCTCCCCGCCCGGGCCCGCGACGCAAAGTCCGGCTCCGAGGGAGACCGACGGGGGCAGGACGCAGCGAATCCGGGAATTGCTTTACACCTTCCGGACCTATCGGGTGTTCTCGCGCGACGAGGAGTGGGCCCGGACGGTCCGGGAGCTCGCCGGGATCGGCAAGGACGCCGTGCCGGAGCTCGTCGCCGAGCTCGACCGTACCGATCGGGATGGCACGCTGCGGGCCCTCGGGTTCACCCTCCGCGCCATCGAAGACCCGCGATCCGTTCCGGCACTGATCCGGGCGATCCCCAGGACGCTGCGGCCGCCCGGTTCCGACTGCGGCGTGCGGATCCTCGACCCCGAGCTGCTGACTTTCATGAAGACGCATCAGGACTACAAGAGTGACAAGGCCGATTACGTCAGTTGCGGCCGGCCCGTGAACGAGATCCTGACGGCGCTCGAGCGCATCACCGGGCACGCGGAATTCCTCGACTCAACGGGCAAGGATGTCCGCGACATCTTCCTGGACGGCACCCCGGAACAGCAGGCCAGTCAGCGGACCTCCTTCGACCAGTGCCGCCAGAGGTGGGAGGCGTGGTGGATGGCCCACCGGGGGGAATTCGTCACCCCGGAGGAGTTGCGATCGGTCGAGCTCCCGGGCCGCAAAGAGGACCTCGTCGAGATCGCCGGCCTTCACCGATACGGGCCGCTCTTCCCGACCGGCCCCGACGTGCGGCTCGGGCCGGTCCGCATGCTGCGGCTCTCCCCGGTGGAATACGCGGACGCGAAGTCCCAGATCGACTTCGACACCGGGCGGACCTTCGCCGTCTACGAGGGGATGAAGGCGGCGAACCGGGATGATCCGAAGGCGTTCATCCTTCGGTCCATCGCCGAGGATCGGCGGCATGGCATCGACGCTCGTTGCCAGGGGTTGAACATCGAGGGCTTCGACCTGCACCCCTGGCAGGTCGATAATGGCCGGTGGGGCACCATCGAGGAGGAGATCCGGCGTGGCGGACCGCTTCCTCTCGGGCGCGAGGCCAGGAGCACGTTGACGGCGTCCGGCGGGACGGCGACCTTCCTCTTCACGACCCGCGAGGGGGGACGCGGCATCGTCCAGGTCTTCTCGAAGGATCAGGATGCGGACCAGTGGCGGATCCGGTATCGGATGTGGATGACCTCGGATGCGGATCCGGCCGCCCGAGCGGTCGACGGGCCGGCCCACGCGGCCCCGTCGCGCACGCCCTTCGGGTCGATCGTCACGACGACGCTGGAACCGCCCGGCAGTGGGCGGGAGTGCTCCCTGAACTTCCGGGCCGGGCGTAAGGCGGCGCCACCGGCGTCCTTGCAGCCCAGCGAGCTGGCGAACGTGTTTTCCCTGACTCAGGCCGAGAGGTTCCGCCGTTGGTGCCGCGACGAGAGCATCGACCTGTTCTGCTATGAATTACCGGGCCAGCCCGGAGCCCTGGCCGGGCCGGCGGAAGAAGAGCAAGCTCCCGCACTGCGGACGCGCCAGCCTCGAGCCGAGCTCCTCGGCATGGAAATGGCGGCCAGGCGGATCCGGCCCCGTTCGTTCGAGGAGTTGACTGTCGAGGAGACTCGAGAGCTCCTCGGGCGCGTCCCGAAGGAGGAGCCCCGCATCGCGTGGATCTCCGCCGCCCCCGACCTGACCGAGCACCCCGATACGTTCGCCTTCCAGACTCGAGAAGGCAGCGTGGGCCTGCTCCAGATGCAGGCGGACGCAAAGGCTCCGGGCAAACTCACGATCCGCTACCGTCTCCAGGCGCACGCGGAACGTTCGGACAGGGACGTGACCGGTCGAGCCCCGGCGGAAGGCCTCCCATAG
- the rpsL gene encoding 30S ribosomal protein S12, whose amino-acid sequence MPTINQLVRKPRRPVAYKTKAPVLEACPFKRGVCLQVKTMTPKKPNSALRKVARVRLSNSKEITAYIGGEGHNLQEHSIVLVRGGRVRDLPGVRYHIVRGVLDCQGVADRKQARSKYGAQKKKAAAPAKKK is encoded by the coding sequence ATGCCCACGATCAATCAGCTCGTTCGCAAGCCGCGCCGGCCGGTGGCGTACAAGACCAAGGCCCCGGTGCTCGAGGCCTGCCCGTTCAAGCGGGGCGTCTGCCTCCAGGTCAAGACGATGACCCCCAAGAAGCCGAACTCGGCGCTCCGCAAGGTGGCCAGGGTCCGGCTCTCCAACAGCAAGGAAATCACCGCCTACATCGGCGGCGAGGGGCACAACCTCCAGGAGCACTCGATCGTCCTCGTGCGGGGCGGCCGCGTCCGCGACCTGCCGGGCGTCCGCTACCACATCGTCCGGGGCGTGCTCGACTGCCAGGGCGTCGCCGACCGCAAGCAGGCCCGCTCCAAGTACGGCGCCCAGAAGAAGAAGGCCGCCGCGCCGGCCAAGAAGAAGTGA
- a CDS encoding RNA polymerase sigma factor codes for MQSDGEIVRAVLRGQREAFAALVIRHERAVWATAWRVLRDGHAASDAGQEAFLMAFRRLRDLRDPDQFGAWLLRIAGREAARLARRRAREPGRSQSLDDCGIEAPAGLSEGSEELLEALARLPDHERVVVSLRYLDGLPVAEVAAALGRPVGTVTKQLSRAIERLKAHVNRGVTR; via the coding sequence ATGCAGAGCGATGGCGAGATCGTGCGGGCCGTGCTCCGCGGGCAGCGAGAGGCGTTCGCCGCGCTCGTGATCCGGCATGAGCGTGCGGTCTGGGCCACGGCCTGGCGCGTGCTCCGGGACGGCCACGCGGCTTCGGATGCGGGGCAGGAGGCCTTCCTCATGGCCTTCCGCCGGCTTCGGGACCTCCGGGATCCCGACCAGTTCGGGGCATGGCTGCTGCGGATCGCCGGCCGCGAGGCGGCGCGGCTGGCCCGGCGCAGGGCTCGAGAGCCGGGACGGTCCCAATCGCTCGACGACTGCGGAATCGAGGCACCCGCCGGCCTCTCCGAGGGCTCGGAGGAGCTTCTGGAGGCCCTCGCCCGGCTGCCGGATCACGAGCGGGTTGTCGTCTCGCTGCGATACCTCGACGGCCTGCCCGTCGCCGAGGTCGCCGCGGCCCTGGGCCGGCCGGTCGGCACCGTGACCAAGCAACTCTCCCGCGCGATCGAGAGGCTCAAGGCTCACGTGAACAGGGGGGTGACGCGATGA
- a CDS encoding PSD1 and planctomycete cytochrome C domain-containing protein: MPTVATEPPCRAALEAPGRNVANGPRRLAAWLLLLVAGLPGKAKAAGGPEDYLTWVKPLLQSRCYACHGSLKQKGGLRLDTVELMLRGGDSGAAVVRGKAEESPILERVSAGDPSERMPPEHEGEPLTPDQVATLRSWIRAGAPAPAAEKAEADPRDHWAFRPIVRPSVPRVRRAGWADNPIDAFVARRHEELGLEANPEASRAELLRRLSIDLIGLPPTPEEIAAFQGDRSPGWYERAADRLLGDPRHGERWARHWMDIWRYSDWWGLGDQLRNSQKHIWHWRDWIVESLNADRSYAEMVRLMLAADELRPDDLGALRATGYLARNYFLFNRNQWMDETVEHVGKGFLGLTLNCAKCHDHKYDPIAQVDYYRMRAIFEPYHVRVDVVPGEPDLGRDGIPRAYDGLLDAPTYRFLRGEENRPDKSAPVGPAIPAMLAFAPLKPVPIDLPATAWQPERRGWVADAHRGAALAKIAGAERGLAAARAKLAAAGQGPARVEIEREMRAADSLLAAARAERDGVDRRAEAMRADSAEARRRAALAEREQAAARARADLAEAELRLHPAAAGEKDAALKAVASAKEALGKAEKAARDPGEAYTRLVGAQWVPTRFSDSNKDDPTVAFPARSTGRRTALAGWITDRRNPLTARVAANHIWARHFGTPLVATVFDFGRKGSPPSHPELLDWLAAELVESGWSMKHLHRLIVGSATYRLSSSASSASAEDAAVAKDPDNAQLWRRTPTRLESQVVRDSILALAGTLDPAMGGPPVPTADQAASTRRSLYFFHSNNERNPFLTTFDEALVKECYRREQSIVPQQALALTNSRLVLDASRPIASRLGARLAAIGGPTDDRAFVRLAFVTLLGAEPTEAEEAAMVRSLGEWARLPDAGQGGDAGAGARADLVWVLLNHNDFVTLR, translated from the coding sequence GTGCCGACGGTCGCCACGGAACCTCCATGCCGCGCCGCCCTCGAGGCGCCGGGCCGGAACGTCGCCAACGGGCCCCGCCGCCTTGCGGCCTGGCTGCTCCTCCTGGTCGCCGGGCTCCCCGGAAAGGCGAAGGCGGCGGGCGGTCCGGAGGATTACCTGACGTGGGTCAAGCCGCTGCTGCAATCCCGATGCTACGCGTGCCACGGGAGCCTGAAGCAGAAGGGGGGCCTGCGGCTCGACACCGTCGAACTTATGCTTCGCGGGGGCGATTCCGGCGCGGCGGTGGTACGGGGGAAGGCCGAGGAGAGCCCGATCCTCGAGCGAGTCTCGGCAGGCGACCCGTCGGAGCGGATGCCGCCGGAGCACGAGGGCGAGCCGCTCACCCCGGACCAGGTTGCCACGCTGCGTTCCTGGATCCGGGCCGGAGCCCCGGCGCCTGCGGCGGAGAAGGCCGAGGCCGACCCGCGCGACCACTGGGCCTTCCGCCCCATCGTGCGGCCGTCGGTGCCTCGCGTCCGGCGGGCCGGATGGGCGGACAACCCCATCGACGCATTCGTCGCGAGGCGGCACGAGGAGCTCGGGCTCGAGGCGAACCCGGAGGCCTCCCGCGCGGAATTGCTCCGCCGCCTCTCCATCGACCTGATCGGCCTGCCGCCGACGCCCGAGGAGATCGCGGCGTTCCAGGGCGACCGCTCGCCGGGCTGGTACGAGCGCGCGGCCGATCGGCTGCTGGGCGACCCCCGCCACGGCGAACGCTGGGCCCGGCACTGGATGGACATCTGGCGGTACAGCGACTGGTGGGGGCTAGGCGACCAGTTGCGCAACAGCCAGAAACACATCTGGCACTGGCGCGACTGGATCGTCGAGTCGCTCAACGCCGACCGTTCGTATGCCGAGATGGTCCGCCTGATGCTCGCCGCCGACGAGCTCCGCCCCGACGACCTGGGCGCACTCCGGGCGACCGGATACCTCGCCCGGAACTACTTCCTGTTCAACCGCAACCAGTGGATGGACGAAACCGTCGAGCACGTCGGCAAGGGCTTCCTCGGCCTGACGTTGAACTGCGCGAAGTGCCACGACCACAAGTACGACCCGATCGCGCAGGTCGACTACTACCGCATGCGGGCGATCTTCGAGCCGTACCACGTCCGGGTCGACGTGGTGCCCGGCGAGCCGGACCTGGGGCGGGACGGCATCCCTCGCGCGTATGACGGGCTCCTGGATGCGCCCACGTACCGATTCCTCCGCGGCGAGGAGAATCGCCCCGACAAGTCCGCGCCGGTCGGCCCCGCCATCCCGGCGATGCTCGCCTTCGCCCCCTTGAAGCCCGTCCCCATCGACCTTCCCGCGACGGCGTGGCAGCCGGAGCGCCGCGGCTGGGTGGCCGACGCCCACCGCGGGGCCGCCCTCGCGAAGATCGCCGGGGCCGAGCGGGGGCTCGCGGCGGCCCGCGCGAAGCTCGCCGCGGCGGGGCAAGGTCCCGCCCGGGTCGAGATCGAGCGGGAGATGCGGGCCGCCGACTCGCTCCTGGCGGCGGCACGGGCGGAGCGTGACGGCGTCGATCGCCGGGCCGAGGCCATGCGCGCGGACTCGGCCGAGGCGCGGCGACGGGCCGCCCTGGCGGAGCGCGAGCAGGCGGCGGCCCGCGCGCGGGCCGACCTCGCCGAGGCCGAGCTGCGGCTCCACCCCGCGGCGGCCGGCGAGAAGGACGCGGCCCTCAAGGCGGTCGCCTCGGCGAAGGAGGCGCTCGGCAAGGCGGAGAAGGCGGCCCGGGATCCGGGCGAGGCCTACACGAGGCTCGTCGGGGCGCAATGGGTCCCGACCCGCTTTTCGGACTCGAACAAGGACGACCCGACGGTCGCGTTCCCGGCCCGGAGCACCGGGCGGCGCACGGCCCTGGCCGGGTGGATCACGGACCGTCGCAACCCGCTCACGGCCCGGGTCGCCGCGAACCACATCTGGGCCCGCCACTTCGGGACGCCCCTGGTGGCGACCGTCTTCGACTTCGGCCGCAAGGGGAGCCCGCCCTCACACCCCGAGCTCCTCGACTGGCTCGCCGCCGAGCTCGTCGAGAGCGGATGGAGCATGAAGCACCTGCATCGCCTGATCGTCGGGTCGGCGACGTATCGCCTGTCGTCCTCGGCATCGTCCGCCTCGGCGGAGGACGCGGCGGTGGCGAAGGATCCGGACAACGCCCAGCTCTGGCGGCGGACCCCGACCCGCCTGGAGTCGCAGGTCGTCCGCGATTCCATCCTCGCCCTCGCCGGGACGCTCGACCCCGCGATGGGCGGGCCCCCCGTCCCGACCGCCGACCAGGCCGCATCCACCCGGCGCAGCCTCTACTTCTTCCACTCCAACAACGAGCGCAACCCGTTCCTGACGACGTTCGACGAGGCCCTCGTGAAGGAATGCTACCGCCGCGAGCAGAGCATCGTGCCCCAGCAGGCGCTCGCGCTGACGAACAGCCGGCTGGTGCTCGATGCCTCAAGACCGATCGCATCGAGACTTGGCGCCCGGCTCGCCGCGATCGGCGGCCCGACGGACGATCGGGCCTTCGTGAGGCTGGCCTTCGTGACGCTCCTGGGTGCCGAGCCGACCGAGGCGGAGGAGGCCGCGATGGTACGCTCCCTCGGCGAGTGGGCCCGGCTCCCGGACGCGGGGCAGGGCGGCGACGCCGGCGCCGGGGCGCGGGCCGACCTCGTCTGGGTGCTGCTGAACCACAATGACTTCGTGACCCTCCGATGA
- a CDS encoding DUF5009 domain-containing protein — translation MTTISADTADSAVAPPTPLELPAARVASVDVLRGLTIFLMVFVNDLGDGSPAWMRHIHPPDADGMTLADVVFPMFLFIVGVSIPLAFERAREAGIPLPARLWHIATRTASLLLMGVMTEEYQQETTLGPRTWGLLGFTALLLAWCSLPREPGTRRKVFAWLKGIGIAGLVVLLAIYRQKPSSTSLAFYGRVENWTWMRAGWWGILGLIGWSYLAASLIVLLVGRRREWLMGAMALCMTMHLAMNHGGLFSHVDSKAWLAPARGAIDLVANVVNAVGDYASLGDSFGSLAAVVMAGVLLGSILRRDSDVATPRDRVSWAATFAAGLFLAGLLTDNFEGINKIAATPTWCFWCTAIACATWILLYVIIDVARFRAWAHLFAFAGANPLVAYFLHPILTFLLGIVGLGVVHSYTGSSDPNVAVAGSLAMAATVCALTGLLSRLGLRVRL, via the coding sequence ATGACGACGATCTCCGCCGACACCGCCGATTCCGCCGTGGCCCCGCCGACGCCGCTCGAGCTCCCCGCCGCGCGGGTGGCCTCGGTGGACGTGCTCCGCGGGCTGACGATCTTCCTGATGGTCTTCGTGAACGACCTCGGCGACGGCTCGCCCGCCTGGATGAGGCACATCCACCCGCCGGACGCGGACGGCATGACCCTGGCGGACGTCGTCTTCCCGATGTTCCTGTTCATCGTCGGCGTCTCGATCCCGCTGGCCTTCGAGCGGGCCCGCGAGGCGGGCATCCCGCTGCCGGCCCGGCTCTGGCACATCGCAACGAGGACCGCCTCGCTGCTCCTGATGGGCGTGATGACCGAAGAGTACCAGCAGGAGACGACGCTCGGGCCGAGGACCTGGGGCCTGCTCGGGTTCACCGCCCTGCTCCTGGCGTGGTGCTCGCTCCCCCGCGAGCCGGGCACGCGCAGGAAGGTCTTCGCCTGGCTCAAGGGCATCGGCATCGCCGGGCTGGTCGTCCTTCTGGCGATCTACCGCCAGAAGCCGTCCAGCACCTCGCTCGCCTTCTACGGCCGCGTCGAGAACTGGACCTGGATGCGGGCGGGCTGGTGGGGAATCCTCGGCCTCATCGGCTGGTCCTACCTGGCGGCCAGCCTGATCGTCCTGCTGGTCGGCCGGCGCCGAGAGTGGCTCATGGGGGCGATGGCCCTGTGCATGACCATGCACCTGGCGATGAACCACGGCGGGCTCTTCTCCCACGTGGACAGCAAGGCATGGCTGGCGCCCGCACGCGGGGCCATCGACCTGGTCGCGAACGTCGTCAACGCGGTCGGCGATTACGCCAGCCTGGGCGACTCGTTCGGCTCGCTCGCCGCGGTCGTGATGGCCGGCGTCCTCCTCGGCTCGATCCTCAGGCGCGACAGCGACGTGGCCACCCCCCGCGACCGCGTCTCCTGGGCGGCGACGTTCGCGGCGGGGCTGTTCCTCGCCGGCCTGCTCACGGACAACTTCGAGGGGATCAACAAGATCGCGGCCACGCCGACGTGGTGCTTCTGGTGCACCGCCATCGCATGCGCGACCTGGATCCTCCTCTACGTGATCATCGACGTAGCCCGCTTCCGCGCCTGGGCGCACCTCTTCGCTTTCGCGGGGGCGAATCCGCTGGTGGCCTACTTCCTCCACCCGATCCTGACCTTCCTCCTGGGCATCGTCGGCCTCGGCGTCGTGCACAGCTACACCGGCTCCTCCGACCCGAACGTTGCGGTGGCCGGCTCCCTCGCCATGGCGGCCACCGTCTGCGCCCTCACCGGATTGCTCTCGCGGCTGGGGCTGAGGGTGAGGCTCTGA